The following proteins are co-located in the Vigna angularis cultivar LongXiaoDou No.4 chromosome 2, ASM1680809v1, whole genome shotgun sequence genome:
- the LOC108328441 gene encoding protein MIZU-KUSSEI 1, whose amino-acid sequence MAYIATTVGASTVTTVDCQKQVRSWRLLRSIMELLIPTCNCTFFLEEQDQSPKCLQQKYPRQQHQQLMTCATITGTIFGYRKGKVSFCIQANSKSSNPILLLELAVPTSVLAKEMRGGNLRIVLESSCNNTNNSNLFSSPLWSMYCNGRKVGYAVKRRPSNGDFEALSLMSSVAVGTGVINSCKELQHQEDELMYLRANFQRVRGSSNSESFHLIDPEGSIGQELSIFFFRSK is encoded by the coding sequence ATGGCCTACATCGCCACCACGGTTGGTGCCAGCACCGTCACCACAGTGGATTGTCAGAAACAAGTAAGATCATGGAGGCTACTACGTTCCATCATGGAGCTTCTAATTCCCACTTGCAACTGCACCTTCTTCCTCGAAGAACAAGACCAATCACCAAAGTGTCTCCAACAAAAGTATCCACgacaacaacatcaacaactcATGACTTGTGCCACAATCACTGGCACTATCTTTGGATATCGCAAAGGAAAGGTCAGTTTTTGCATCCAGGCTAATTCCAAGTCAAGCAACCCAATTCTGCTGCTAGAGTTGGCAGTTCCAACAAGCGTTTTGGCAAAGGAAATGAGAGGGGGCAATCTCAGAATTGTGCTGGAGAGTTCATGTAACAACACCAACAACAGTAATCTTTTTTCCTCACCTCTTTGGAGCATGTACTGCAATGGGAGGAAAGTGGGGTATGCTGTTAAGCGTAGGCCTTCAAATGGTGACTTTGAAGCACTGAGTTTGATGAGTTCTGTTGCTGTAGGGACTGGTGTTATAAACAGTTGCAAGGAACTGCAGCATCAAGAGGACGAGCTTATGTACCTTAGAGCCAACTTTCAAAGGGTTCGTGGTTCCTCCAATTCTGAATCTTTTCATTTGATTGACCCTGAAGGAAGCATTGGTCAAGAGcttagtattttctttttcaggtCCAAGTGA